A genomic region of Dissulfuribacter thermophilus contains the following coding sequences:
- a CDS encoding class I SAM-dependent methyltransferase has translation MKKFETWPEWKKKIARLAFSPIASFLKRTQAPLFTLWEDLGLHVTHNHFYSSIPDTRKLDLRNELFPWEPFNFDPEAQKALFTKLVEKYWDEWQGILKNGTDNGFCLGNGLFDAVDAMIAYTILREYRPKRVIEVGSGYSSRLIAYAGRKNGGIELTCIDPYIEDELSRMDGVVSFVQRPVEQLETNLFLSLDAGDLLFIDSSHVVRMGSDVVYLYLQVLPKLKKGVLVHIHDIFLPLDYPSSWVKEEKRFWNEQYLVAAFLMNNDNFETILSNSLLGYCFPDLIRSKVPLPESLILELEKEFQRMFPGIKWWGGGSLWGRIG, from the coding sequence ATGAAAAAGTTTGAGACATGGCCTGAATGGAAAAAAAAGATAGCTAGATTGGCTTTTTCACCAATAGCTAGTTTTTTAAAAAGGACTCAGGCTCCTCTTTTTACTCTATGGGAGGATCTAGGCCTTCATGTTACGCACAATCATTTTTACAGTTCTATACCCGATACCAGAAAGTTGGATCTGAGGAATGAGCTTTTCCCCTGGGAACCTTTTAACTTTGATCCAGAGGCCCAAAAGGCATTATTTACAAAACTCGTAGAAAAGTACTGGGATGAGTGGCAAGGAATTTTGAAAAATGGGACAGACAATGGATTCTGTCTGGGCAATGGCCTATTTGATGCTGTGGATGCAATGATCGCATATACTATTTTAAGAGAATATAGGCCTAAAAGAGTTATTGAGGTAGGTTCGGGATATTCCTCTAGACTTATTGCTTATGCAGGTAGAAAGAATGGCGGTATAGAACTTACTTGTATAGACCCTTATATTGAAGACGAATTGAGTCGCATGGATGGAGTAGTGAGTTTTGTTCAGAGACCAGTTGAGCAGTTGGAAACAAACCTTTTTTTGTCACTTGATGCAGGCGATCTTTTGTTTATAGACAGTAGCCACGTGGTACGAATGGGAAGCGATGTGGTTTACCTATATCTCCAAGTTTTACCTAAGTTGAAAAAGGGGGTTCTTGTTCACATTCATGACATTTTTCTACCTCTCGACTATCCATCCTCTTGGGTGAAGGAAGAAAAGCGTTTTTGGAATGAACAATATTTAGTTGCGGCTTTTTTGATGAATAATGACAATTTTGAAACCATTTTATCCAACAGTTTGCTTGGATATTGTTTTCCTGATTTGATCCGGTCCAAGGTGCCCCTGCCAGAGTCTCTCATCTTGGAACTCGAGAAGGAATTTCAAAGGATGTTTCCAGGTATCAAATGGTGGGGTGGAGGTAGTTTGTGGGGAAGAATAGGTTGA
- a CDS encoding lysophospholipid acyltransferase family protein, which produces MAILNFRYPYISVDLEKPTTKKFFDYTLFLNAIAKLPYNKMIRLAFWRGRGFAETYKSSLELIKENLSTYYGRKKTSSFLDKVANDIFLYSSLEEAEGARIAQRRDDYFEKWIDINGISNLEGAVSRGKGVILAFTHYGSYASVICKLGQMFSQPIHGVAWPYETHPCPIFRNFIHRKVEGMRHFMKGDFFFVGKINPRRLYSALNRNEMIVILIDAPLGSSYKIPINFLARKINLPISAFKIALRTGAAIVPIAVYRADEGKKIVADILPYNEIHEQQQIQPLFQSIMMEFEKYIEKNPSQFFYWTSPMSWKTINTF; this is translated from the coding sequence ATGGCAATTTTAAATTTTAGATACCCATATATTTCTGTTGATTTGGAGAAGCCAACAACAAAAAAATTTTTTGATTATACCCTATTCTTAAATGCCATAGCCAAACTACCTTATAACAAAATGATCAGGTTGGCATTTTGGCGTGGTAGAGGGTTTGCAGAAACTTATAAAAGTAGCCTGGAGCTTATTAAAGAAAATCTTAGTACTTATTATGGAAGAAAAAAAACTAGTTCGTTCTTGGATAAGGTGGCAAATGACATATTTTTATATTCTAGCTTGGAAGAGGCTGAAGGAGCAAGAATTGCCCAGAGGAGAGATGATTATTTTGAAAAATGGATAGATATTAATGGGATTTCCAATCTTGAAGGGGCTGTTTCAAGAGGCAAGGGGGTAATTCTGGCATTTACTCACTATGGGTCATATGCATCTGTAATTTGCAAATTGGGACAAATGTTTTCTCAGCCTATTCATGGAGTGGCATGGCCCTATGAGACTCATCCATGCCCTATATTTCGGAATTTTATTCATAGAAAAGTAGAAGGTATGCGTCATTTCATGAAAGGGGACTTTTTCTTTGTGGGTAAGATTAACCCTCGTAGATTATATTCAGCTCTTAATAGAAATGAAATGATAGTAATTTTGATTGACGCTCCTTTAGGAAGCTCGTATAAGATTCCTATCAATTTCTTGGCGAGAAAGATCAATCTACCAATATCCGCTTTTAAAATCGCCTTGCGTACAGGGGCTGCAATCGTCCCAATTGCAGTTTACAGGGCTGATGAAGGAAAAAAAATAGTGGCTGATATTTTACCATATAACGAGATACACGAACAGCAACAGATCCAGCCATTATTTCAGTCCATTATGATGGAGTTTGAAAAGTATATAGAAAAAAATCCCTCCCAGTTTTTTTACTGGACTTCTCCCATGAGTTGGAAAACTATTAATACCTTTTGA
- a CDS encoding ABC transporter ATP-binding protein, which produces MLSVDVRGLTKIFRVYESPSQRLKEILFRKKLHKEFIALKGISFSMASGDVLGLFGDNGAGKSTLLKILAGALEPTSGTIKVNGRVTALLELGAGFHPEFTGRQNIYLNAALFGMTEEEIRAKEQDIIEFSELGDFIDQPVKIYSSGMYVRLAFSIATSVDPDILIVDEALSVGDQHFQKKCIERMMKFCEQNKTILFCSHSIYHLEQLCKTGIWLHRGEIRMKGPIKETLSAYQDYVREIEGANRDATQAVAQGKCPSTADLIVFIKDIWIEDLKGRRCSSVETGQHVILKMKIGAIKRGVKGHVGFGIIRNDETLMFGTTTHIDGIEEQPLEDGSEFSIEVPNFHLLPGTFKVLGLLTDESGLHPYHMARSESFKVRTEIGYYGVTVMEHKWQF; this is translated from the coding sequence ATGTTGTCAGTAGATGTCAGAGGTCTTACCAAAATATTTCGGGTATATGAAAGCCCTTCGCAACGATTAAAAGAGATTCTTTTTAGAAAAAAACTCCATAAAGAATTCATTGCTTTAAAAGGTATTAGCTTCAGTATGGCGTCGGGTGACGTGCTAGGTCTATTTGGAGACAACGGCGCTGGAAAGAGTACTCTATTGAAGATATTGGCTGGGGCTTTAGAACCGACCTCAGGCACAATAAAAGTAAATGGCCGTGTAACTGCTCTCCTTGAATTAGGGGCAGGGTTTCATCCTGAATTTACAGGCAGACAAAACATCTATCTTAATGCGGCCCTATTTGGCATGACTGAGGAAGAGATAAGGGCCAAGGAACAAGATATAATCGAGTTTAGTGAACTAGGGGACTTTATTGACCAGCCAGTTAAAATTTATAGCTCTGGTATGTATGTAAGGCTGGCATTTTCAATAGCAACAAGTGTAGATCCTGACATATTGATTGTCGATGAAGCGCTTTCAGTTGGTGATCAGCATTTTCAGAAAAAATGTATTGAAAGGATGATGAAATTTTGTGAACAAAATAAAACGATTTTATTTTGTTCGCATAGTATATATCATTTAGAGCAACTTTGTAAGACCGGTATTTGGCTGCATCGTGGAGAAATTCGCATGAAAGGGCCGATAAAAGAGACCCTTTCAGCATATCAAGACTACGTAAGAGAGATTGAAGGAGCAAATAGAGATGCCACTCAGGCGGTGGCGCAGGGTAAATGCCCCAGCACTGCTGATCTAATAGTATTCATAAAAGACATATGGATTGAGGATTTAAAGGGGAGGCGATGCTCGAGCGTTGAGACTGGCCAACATGTGATTTTGAAGATGAAAATTGGTGCCATAAAAAGAGGGGTAAAAGGACACGTTGGCTTTGGTATCATTAGAAACGATGAGACGCTCATGTTTGGAACCACTACTCATATTGATGGAATTGAGGAACAACCATTAGAAGATGGAAGTGAATTTTCAATTGAGGTGCCAAATTTTCATCTACTGCCCGGAACCTTTAAGGTACTGGGGCTTTTGACTGACGAATCCGGTCTTCATCCTTATCATATGGCAAGGTCCGAGTCATTTAAGGTGCGCACTGAAATTGGTTACTATGGTGTAACTGTAATGGAACACAAATGGCAATTTTAA
- a CDS encoding S8 family peptidase: MSRTYILTIAVCFLGSVLLMDSPTSALSEQSVIVIVRLKKGYIAVKRGQRLVLKKDWPRLKDVHPLWIINGFSATVDKRDIESLSNHPEVASVRIDKKFRLNEAPTDSILRSQWNLSVLNVESLRRMGITGRGVVVCVLDTGVDIDHKYLKGKWRGGANSWFDFFDSTLLPTDSIGHGTQVMGIILGGSEQSINGGLGIAPGAQWIAAKIFDNQGFTLLSIIHRALQWLVDPDGDPETEDSPDIVNMSWGISERPDECIQEFSEDISKLKELGIAVVTPAGNGGPSLFTSESPANYNGVISVGAIEERGELSIFSSRGPSACGLKVYPDLVAPGAGLYTTDITFGGIFDEATTIVTGTSFAAAEVTGLIALMKDAFPEMDLYSIEASLRITAKDLGEKGPDNSYGYGLVDPLGAYTWGLNAPKCLDFDHDGYFAQKDCGPLQDLDDFDPCTKALSNAKSNTVLVDISKRQYHPGERLFVTLNTLPKGFNIFIAILLPDGGLWVLDDLNSGYAIEDARDIQPWKGLCTILDLEIPRWSESGNYTLYSYAVPVGEDLVDPRFSKFLNETTFEIVDMPR, encoded by the coding sequence GTGAGTAGAACTTACATACTGACAATCGCTGTTTGTTTTTTGGGCTCTGTTCTTCTGATGGATTCGCCTACATCGGCCTTGTCTGAACAATCCGTAATAGTAATTGTTCGGCTAAAAAAGGGTTATATAGCGGTCAAAAGGGGGCAGAGGTTAGTCTTAAAAAAAGATTGGCCTAGATTAAAAGATGTTCATCCCCTTTGGATAATAAATGGCTTTTCAGCCACAGTTGACAAAAGAGATATTGAATCACTATCCAATCATCCAGAGGTTGCCTCCGTCAGGATCGATAAAAAATTTAGGCTCAACGAGGCCCCGACAGATAGTATTTTGAGAAGTCAGTGGAACTTAAGCGTATTAAACGTGGAATCATTAAGGAGAATGGGAATTACTGGCAGAGGCGTTGTGGTCTGTGTTCTCGATACAGGGGTTGATATTGATCATAAATACCTCAAAGGAAAATGGCGTGGAGGTGCAAATAGTTGGTTTGATTTTTTTGATTCTACATTATTACCTACTGACTCAATAGGTCACGGTACTCAGGTAATGGGTATCATTTTAGGCGGAAGTGAACAGAGCATTAATGGAGGTCTTGGGATTGCACCTGGAGCGCAATGGATTGCAGCCAAAATTTTTGACAATCAAGGTTTTACCTTATTGAGTATTATACACCGTGCACTTCAATGGCTTGTTGATCCTGACGGAGATCCTGAGACTGAAGACTCTCCAGACATAGTTAACATGTCTTGGGGTATTTCAGAAAGACCAGACGAGTGCATACAAGAATTTTCAGAGGACATATCTAAACTTAAAGAGTTAGGCATAGCAGTCGTCACACCAGCAGGCAATGGAGGTCCATCTTTATTTACTTCCGAAAGTCCGGCAAATTATAACGGAGTCATTTCTGTTGGGGCAATAGAAGAGAGAGGCGAGCTATCTATTTTTAGTTCTCGTGGTCCAAGTGCATGCGGCCTAAAGGTATACCCAGATCTTGTTGCTCCTGGAGCCGGACTCTACACAACAGATATTACCTTTGGGGGCATTTTTGATGAGGCCACAACCATTGTTACAGGCACCTCCTTTGCAGCAGCCGAGGTTACTGGATTGATCGCCCTTATGAAAGATGCTTTCCCTGAAATGGATCTCTATAGTATAGAGGCGTCGCTTAGGATCACAGCCAAAGACCTTGGAGAAAAAGGACCTGACAATAGCTACGGCTATGGATTAGTAGATCCACTGGGTGCATATACCTGGGGTCTCAATGCGCCGAAATGCCTTGATTTTGACCACGATGGCTATTTTGCCCAAAAGGACTGTGGCCCTCTTCAGGACCTAGATGACTTTGATCCCTGTACAAAGGCTTTATCTAATGCCAAATCGAATACTGTGCTGGTTGACATCTCCAAAAGACAATATCATCCTGGAGAACGACTTTTCGTTACTCTAAATACACTTCCAAAGGGGTTTAACATATTTATTGCCATCCTATTGCCCGACGGTGGACTATGGGTGCTAGATGACCTAAATTCCGGTTATGCCATTGAGGATGCGAGGGATATTCAACCATGGAAGGGGCTGTGTACTATATTGGATCTTGAGATTCCAAGGTGGTCTGAGAGTGGCAATTACACCCTCTATTCCTATGCTGTACCAGTGGGAGAAGATTTAGTAGATCCAAGGTTTAGTAAGTTCTTAAATGAGACGACCTTTGAGATTGTAGATATGCCTCGATAG
- a CDS encoding multicopper oxidase domain-containing protein, with the protein MNKRYNKIMPLITFTVFLIGAIHWASPSFALDVYLVAKSYIKQMPDGSNVTMWGYAEDSDKNLGTDGGEIPTSPGPVITIPPGDTSLTIHIRNDLSVSTSIIIPGQPMSLSPEFFTDSKGRKRVRSFTHETGPGATGTYTWNNVKEGSYIYQSGTHVAVQVQMGLYGALKKDYASGEVYKGITYDNEVILFYSEIDPALHNAVAMGTYGTKSYPSTINYRPKYFLINGEPYPDAKPVFDHSITNNETVLIRFMNAGLETHTPTILDAYFSVVSEDGNLYTYPREKYDVFLPAGKTKDVVWNPKAVKRYPVYDKRLRLTNANVFPGGMLAYLEVQPNQIP; encoded by the coding sequence ATGAATAAAAGATATAATAAAATCATGCCACTTATCACCTTTACTGTGTTTTTAATAGGGGCAATACATTGGGCGTCGCCTTCTTTTGCATTGGACGTATATCTTGTGGCAAAATCATACATTAAACAGATGCCAGATGGTTCAAATGTAACTATGTGGGGGTATGCAGAGGATTCAGACAAGAATCTTGGGACAGACGGAGGGGAAATACCTACCAGTCCAGGGCCAGTGATTACCATCCCTCCAGGGGATACTAGTCTCACAATACATATTAGAAATGACCTTAGTGTCTCTACTTCAATCATCATACCAGGCCAGCCAATGAGTTTGAGCCCGGAATTTTTTACTGATTCAAAGGGCCGTAAACGAGTTCGATCTTTTACTCATGAAACTGGGCCTGGAGCCACAGGGACATATACTTGGAATAACGTAAAAGAAGGAAGCTATATTTATCAAAGTGGCACTCATGTGGCAGTCCAAGTGCAGATGGGTCTATATGGAGCTTTGAAAAAGGATTATGCCTCTGGCGAGGTATATAAAGGCATTACTTACGATAATGAAGTAATCTTGTTTTACAGTGAGATTGATCCAGCACTGCACAATGCAGTAGCAATGGGTACCTACGGTACTAAGTCATATCCAAGCACTATAAATTATAGGCCAAAGTATTTTCTCATAAATGGGGAACCATATCCTGATGCAAAGCCTGTGTTTGATCATAGTATCACCAATAATGAGACAGTGTTGATTCGTTTTATGAATGCAGGGCTCGAGACCCATACCCCTACCATCCTTGATGCCTACTTTTCAGTAGTCTCAGAAGACGGAAATCTTTATACCTATCCCAGGGAAAAATACGATGTCTTTTTACCAGCGGGGAAGACAAAAGATGTAGTCTGGAATCCGAAGGCTGTTAAAAGGTATCCTGTCTATGATAAGAGACTTAGGCTTACAAACGCTAATGTATTCCCTGGAGGTATGTTGGCCTACCTAGAGGTGCAACCGAATCAGATCCCTTAA
- a CDS encoding multicopper oxidase domain-containing protein: MNKKVKNLSILIIACMSLISIGANPCKAVISGIKETSFSFTVKQGHISMPDGQSILMWGYAIDNGPMQYPGPTLIVNQGDNITITLTNQLPSIYGNVSIVFPGHEVKATGGVPGLLTNEAPPDGVTSVTYTFTADQPGTYYYHSGTRPELQLEMGLIGAIIVRPQGFDPANPTAYNHPDSAYDREYLFLLSEMDPVIHRLIEFGTMDEIDNTTYRPVYWMINGRAAPDTMFPAKVPWLPHQPYNCMPRMHPGEKLLMRVINGGRDLHPFHHHGNHSRIIAKDGRLLKSSPGVGADLAQTVFTIKSIPGETVDSIFEWTGKGLGWDVYGHKPSDPLAPHEYAPDHGKPFPVKLPDPLNLTYGGFWSGSPFLGSVGDLPPGEGGLNVYGGLFYMWHSHTEKEMVNNNIFPGGMMTMMVIEPPGAPIP, translated from the coding sequence TCCATTTTGATAATTGCTTGTATGTCCTTGATATCCATAGGGGCAAATCCTTGTAAAGCAGTCATCAGCGGCATAAAGGAGACCAGTTTTAGTTTTACCGTAAAACAGGGACATATCAGTATGCCAGACGGTCAATCCATTCTCATGTGGGGCTATGCCATTGACAATGGCCCTATGCAGTATCCAGGCCCCACTTTAATAGTCAATCAAGGAGACAACATTACTATAACCCTAACGAATCAGCTTCCCAGTATCTATGGAAACGTATCCATAGTATTCCCTGGTCATGAAGTAAAGGCAACGGGTGGGGTGCCAGGCCTTCTAACCAACGAGGCCCCGCCTGACGGTGTCACCTCTGTTACCTACACATTTACAGCTGATCAGCCTGGTACCTACTACTATCATAGTGGGACTAGACCAGAACTTCAGCTGGAGATGGGACTTATTGGTGCGATTATTGTGAGACCTCAGGGGTTTGATCCAGCGAATCCAACTGCATATAACCATCCAGACTCTGCCTACGATAGAGAGTATCTCTTTTTACTGTCAGAGATGGATCCAGTGATTCATCGTCTCATTGAGTTTGGGACAATGGACGAGATAGACAATACTACATACAGGCCGGTCTATTGGATGATTAATGGCCGCGCCGCTCCAGATACTATGTTCCCTGCAAAAGTACCATGGTTACCACATCAGCCATACAACTGTATGCCTAGAATGCATCCAGGTGAGAAGCTATTAATGCGAGTGATAAATGGAGGGAGAGATCTACATCCATTCCATCATCATGGGAATCACTCTAGGATAATTGCAAAAGATGGTAGACTGCTAAAAAGTTCACCAGGTGTAGGAGCAGACCTTGCTCAGACGGTATTTACAATAAAATCCATTCCAGGAGAGACTGTAGATTCGATCTTTGAATGGACAGGAAAGGGACTTGGTTGGGATGTCTATGGTCACAAACCCTCAGATCCACTTGCTCCCCATGAGTATGCTCCAGATCATGGAAAGCCATTCCCAGTAAAGCTACCCGATCCACTAAACCTGACCTATGGCGGATTTTGGAGCGGGAGCCCATTTCTTGGATCTGTAGGAGACCTTCCTCCTGGTGAAGGTGGACTCAACGTCTATGGAGGCCTCTTTTATATGTGGCATTCTCATACAGAAAAGGAAATGGTCAATAACAACATCTTTCCAGGTGGTATGATGACTATGATGGTTATTGAGCCTCCTGGTGCACCGATACCATGA